In a genomic window of Dioscorea cayenensis subsp. rotundata cultivar TDr96_F1 unplaced genomic scaffold, TDr96_F1_v2_PseudoChromosome.rev07_lg8_w22 25.fasta BLBR01000440.1, whole genome shotgun sequence:
- the LOC120254413 gene encoding uncharacterized protein LOC120254413 has protein sequence MRIDPIPNPPSSNSPPPVVHSSLNDPPLLSPQCSSHRKAMSVYAALLLAGNPLAGSGNNDAEGSGDDEDDGDDDDDDIGISSRETSSRVISFTRRALTFSLCVLLKPEANDSRLDRFRSLVPNSWDWAAIVADGYSGGIIALWNKNIGQVTPIAVSRRALHLVISLDNVSSVIVLIVYNSHLLHAQCSLWQELSKISTLNFPWLSIGDFNVVLSRSEHKGGSYIYYSRRSRFFLNFVDLNNLFDLNFSGPEFTWCNNQLGPSRRWARLDRGLVNSCWLDKFSVYSLKHLPRVLSDHAPLFLKISSHYNSRHKIFRFENYWLDYIGCHEAVRNAWSCATNGNPMHAFSHYISRTRFNINTWKRTGLSSLDSDINSTEASITSLELADVNDPDVFAELSDLYAKFASLQRLVSLRWAQRAHLLWLDNGDRNTAFFHNTLRIRSHFNAISQIINLDGITVFEHADIDNAFVQYYSNLWNAPNDCDFPNILTSFPGELPSISDDDGRRLIREVTGEEIYRIVLDLPSGSCPSSSSNCLAAELTALLHALQFAASGMYTIQYIFVSNLDVLHALHTTDTTCSWRHRHQINSANDLLLTAGSPQLITRASSVELFPKNMILLSVYWRSEYRLTTDLTPINLVFPSFSELAWAKVQGHSLQVDHCRIEYNPQVPFNATGLVVVEIHDERVDIGHTLQAEYCFPIACQIDLNYYSSSYFSVHDPIPLKAFYYVLDSNVKVGSHFTKFKGLLKLAAAKKSNNILYRGPSVKIHSPSFTMDDIDFKHVAKAPVSRAICRSTSTLPTFDRFLLLPGESYLDKVSTMVMEHGLSGNGPTVTEVIDVGLSISEVGCSSSSAGRASISMGPDDLGVIIGKSISEAIAVLWNGNTLPLQSKQI, from the exons ATGAGGATTGATCCCATTCCAAACCCTCCTTCTTCCAACTCCCCTCCTCCAGTGGTTCATTCCTCCCTTAATGATCCTCCGTTGCTCTCGCCTCAGTGCTCCTCCCACCGCAAAGCGATGAGCGTGTATGCTGCATTGCTTCTTGCTGGTAATCCTTTGGCTGGCAGTGGCAATAATGATGCGGAGGGTTCtggtgatgatgaagatgatggagacgatgatgacgatgatAT AGGTATCTCGTCTCGAGAGACCTCTTCTCGTGTTATTAGTTTTACTAGGCGAGCTTTAACCTTTTCTCTGTGTGTCTTGTTGAAACCCGAGGCCAATGATTCTCGGCTTGATCGATTCCGGTCTCTTGTCCCCAATTCCTGGGATTGGGCTGCTATCGTTGCTGATGGGTACTCGGGCGGTATTATTGCTTTGTGGAATAAGAATATTGGCCAAGTTACTCCTATTGCCGTCTCTCGTCGTGCTTTACATCTTGTTATTTCTTTAGATAATGTTTCTAGTgtcattgttttaattgtttataactCCCATCTTCTTCATGCCCAGTGTTCTCTTTGGCAGGAGCTCTCTAAAATCTCTACTCTCAATTTTCCTTGGCTTTCTATTGGCGACTTCAACGTTGTTCTCTCCAGATCTGAGCATAAGGGTGGTTCGTATATTTACTATTCTCGTAGATCCagattttttcttaattttgttgatttgaataatttatttgatcTTAATTTTTCTGGCCCGGAGTTCACCTGGTGTAATAATCAGTTAGGTCCTTCACGTCGTTGGGCCAGACTTGATCGTGGGCTTGTGAACTCCTGTTGGTTGGATAAATTTTCTGTTTACTCTCTTAAGCACCTTCCTAGAGTTCTCTCTGATCATGCTCCTCTTTTTCTTAAGATTTCTTCTCATTATAATTCTAGACATAAgatttttagatttgaaaattaCTGGCTTGATTATATTGGTTGTCATGAAGCGGTTAGGAATGCTTGGTCTTGCGCAACTAATGGTAATCCTATGCATGCTTTCTCGCATTATATCTCGCGTACTCgttttaatattaatacttGGAAGCGTACTGGTCTCAGCTCTCTTGATTCTGATATTAATAGTACTGAAGCTTCTATTACTTCTTTAGAACTTGCTGATGTTAATGATCCTGATGTTTTTGCTGAGTTGTCAGATCTCTATGCCAAGTTCGCCTCCCTCCAACGCCTTGTGTCTTTGCGTTGGGCCCAACGTGCTCATCTCCTTTGGTTGGATAATGGTGATCGTAATACTGCTTTTTTCCATAACACGCTTCGTATCCGTTCCCATTTTAATGCTATCTCTCAGATTATTAATTTGGATGGCATTACTGTTTTTGAGCATGCAGATATTGACAATGCTTTTGTTCAATATTATTCTAATCTCTGGAATGCTCCCAATGATTGTGATTTCCCCAATATTCTTACCTCTTTCCCGGGTGAGCTTCCTTCAATTTCTGATGACGATGGAAGGAGACTCATTAGGGAGGTTACTGGTGAGGAGATTTATCGCATTGTTCTCGATCTTCCTTCTG GTTCTTGTCCATCTTCCTCGTCCAATTGTTTGGCTGCGGAGCTCACTGCTTTGTTACATGCTCTCCAATTTGCTGCTTCTGGCATGTACACAATCCAATACATTTTTGTCTCCAATCTGGATGTTCTCCATGCGTTACATACTACTGATACTACTTGCTCATGGCGGCATCGACATCAGATCAATTCGGCCAATGATCTTCTCTTGACGGCTGGCTCTCCTCAACTCATCACTCGTGCCTC CTCTGTGGAGCTCTTCCCTAAAAATATGATCCTTCTCTCTGTTTATTGGCGTTCGGAGTATAGGTTAACAACCGATCTCACTCCAATTAATCTTGTTTTCCCTAGTTTTTCCGAATTGGCTTGGGCTAAGGTTCAAGGGCATAGTTTGCAAGTTGATCATTGCCGAATAGAATATAATCCGCAGGTCCCATTCAATGCAACCGGTTTAGTGGTCGTAGAGATCCATGATGAGCGGGTGGATATAGGGCATACATTGCAGGCTGAGTATTGCTTTCCAATAGCATGTCAGATTGATCTTAATTATTATTCGAGCTCTTATTTCTCTGTCCATGATCCTATACCTTTGAAAGCTTTCTATTACGTACTTGATTCAAATGTCAAGGTAGGATCACATTTCACAAAATTCAAGGGATTATTAAAACTAGCTGCTGCtaagaaatcaaataatatcCTATATCGAGGTCCGTCCGTGAAGATTCATTCCCCGTCTTTCACCATGGATGATATTGATTTTAAACATGTTGCTAAGGCCCCTGTTTCTAGAGCCATTTGTCGAAGTACATCAACTCTTCCGACTTTTGATCGTTTCTTGCTTTTACCTGGTGAATCATACCTTGACAAGGTCTCAACAATGGTCATGGAACATGGCCTTTCTGGGAATGGGCCAACGGTCACAGAGGTTATTGATGTTGGGCTATCTATTTCAGAGGTCGGATGTTCAAGTTCTTCTGCCGGACGTGCAAGTATTTCAATGGGTCCAGATGATCTTGGTGTTATTATTGGAAAATCTATCTCTGAAGCTATAGCAGTACTATGGAATGGAAATACCTTGCCgcttcaatcaaaacaaatatga
- the LOC120254415 gene encoding glutamate receptor 2.2-like has product MPNYHFFLLFFSSFSFICCSFNKHGGGVPLPSLGMAQNTTIVHVGLVLDLESLAGKRSHASISMALDDFYASHPSYKTRLLIHSRDSKQNIIHAASAALDLLKNFQVQVILGPLTSPQAVFITDLGNEIQVPIVSFSVTSPSISPENTPYFVRTTVNDSSQVGAISSLVKSFNWREVVLVYENTEYGSGIILYLVDAFQEIVARVPYRSVISPSVNDDQLNEELYKLMTMQTRVFVVHMRSSLTSRLFLKAKEIGLMEEGYVWIMTDGIGNMIDSLDPRSIDAMQGVVAVRSYVPRSQTIANFTTRWKARFRQENPSSKPADPSVFELWAYDTVWALAMATEKARVSNSSFRKLPGGDNSTDLGNLGISQNGPELLEALLSTRFRGLNGEFHLVNGQQQSSVFEIVNVIGKGARQIAFWTPEFKISKQFNSTSPANLKTIIWPGDTITVSKGWEIPTNGKRLKIGVPVKKGFNEFVKVVHDNTTNRPTVTGYCIDVFDAIMQSLPYAVPYDYLPFEKPGKNYTDLVFQVFLQKYDAVVGDVTIISNRSNYIDFTLPYTESGVSMIALVKENKRRNMWIFVKPLTTNLWLGTLSFFFFTGCIVWLIEHRINPEFRGPPSQQLGIIFYFAFSTLVFAHRERLQSNLSRVVVVIWVFVVLILTSSYTASLTSMLTVQQLQPTVTDLTEILKNGEHIGYQDGSFVVDILKRIGFKDHQMMNYSTREEYKEALIKGSANGGVAAIFDEIPYLKLFLSKYCTNFTMAGKTYKTDGFGFVFPLGSPISRDVSRAILSVTESDMMVAIERKWFGDMTSCPSDSSKL; this is encoded by the exons ATGCCTAATTATcacttctttcttttgttcttttcctccttctccttcatcTGTTGCTCATTTAACAAGCATGGTGGTGGAGTACCACTACCTTCACTTGGGATGGCACAAAACACTACAATAGTACATGTTGGTTTGGTTCTTGATCTTGAAAGTCTAGCTGGGAAGAGAAGCCATGCAAGCATTTCCATGGCACTTGATGATTTCTATGCCTCTCATCCTTCCTACAAAACAAGGCTTCTCATTCATTCAAGGGACTCCAAACAAAATATCATCCACGCTGCCTCCGCCG CTCTGGACCTCTTGAAGAACTTTCAAGTTCAAGTGATCCTAGGCCCCTTAACATCACCTCAAGCAGTGTTCATCACCGATCTCGGCAATGAAATCCAAGTCCCGATTGTCTCCTTCTCTGTGACGAGCCCCTCCATATCACCGGAAAATACTCCCTATTTCGTCCGCACCACCGTCAATGACTCATCTCAGGTAGGTGCCATCTCCTCCTTGGTTAAGTCCTTCAATTGGCGAGAAGTCGTATTGGTATATGAGAACACTGAGTATGGTTCTGGCATCATCCTCTACCTTGTCGATGCCTTTCAAGAAATCGTTGCCCGAGTTCCATATCGGAGTGTTATCTCTCCATCAGTGAATGACGATCAGCTAAATGAGGAACTCTACAAGCTCATGACTATGCAAACAAGAGTGTTCGTCGTCCACATGCGCTCATCCCTCACTTCCCGCCTTTTCTTGAAGGCAAAAGAGATTGGATTGATGGAAGAAGGATATGTCTGGATCATGACTGATGGAATTGGCAACATGATTGATTCCTTGGATCCAAGAAGCATCGATGCAATGCAAGGTGTGGTGGCCGTGAGGTCATATGTGCCCAGGTCGCAAACGATAGCTAATTTCACAACGCGGTGGAAGGCAAGATTCCGGCAAGAGAATCCAAGCAGCAAGCCAGCAGATCCCAGTGTGTTCGAGTTATGGGCTTATGACACTGTGTGGGCATTAGCAATGGCGACGGAGAAAGCCAGAGTTTCAAACTCTAGCTTCCGAAAGCTGCCTGGAGGTGATAACTCTACAGACTTGGGAAACCTCGGCATCTCACAAAATGGCCCTGAGCTTCTTGAAGCTCTCTTGAGCACAAGATTCAGAGGTCTCAACGGTGAATTTCACCTTGTCAATGGTCAGCAACAATCGTCGGTGTTTGAAATTGTGAATGTCATCGGCAAAGGGGCGAGACAGATTGCCTTCTGGACACCGGAGTTTAAAATCTCTAAGCAATTCAACTCAACTTCACCGGCAAATCTGAAGACTATAATATGGCCTGGGGATACTATCACAGTGTCAAAGGGATGGGAAATACCGACAAACGGAAAGAGGCTGAAGATCGGAGTACCTGTGAAGAAGGGGTTCAATGAGTTCGTGAAAGTGGTACATGATAATACCACTAACAGGCCAACAGTTACCGGCTACTGCATCGATGTGTTTGATGCCATCATGCAGTCACTGCCATATGCTGTTCCATATGATTACCTTCCTTTCGAGAAACCCGGCAAAAATTACACTGATCTGGTCTTCCAAGTTTTTCTGCAG AAATATGATGCGGTGGTCGGGGACGTGACCATCATCTCCAACAGATCAAATTACATTGATTTCACACTTCCATACACTGAGTCCGGTGTGTCAATGATAGCCCTTGTCAAAGAGAACAAGAGGAGGAACATGTGGATCTTCGTGAAGCCATTAACTACTAACCTTTGGCTTGGGACActgagcttcttcttctttactgGGTGCATAGTGTGGTTGATTGAACACCGTATCAACCCGGAGTTTCGAGGGCCACCATCACAGCAGCTCGGAATAATCTTCTACTTCGCCTTTTCCACGCTTGTCTTTGCTCACA GAGAAAGGTTGCAGAGCAATCTGTCAAGGGTAGTGGTGGTGATATGGGTGTTTGTTGTCTTGATCCTCACATCTTCATACACGGCAAGCCTGACATCTATGCTCACCGTGCAGCAGCTCCAACCAACAGTCACCGATTTGACTGAGATCTTGAAGAATGGAGAGCATATTGGTTATCAGGATGGATCCTTTGTTGTAGATATTCTTAAGAGAATAGGCTTTAAAGATCATCAGATGATGAATTACAGCACCCGGGAAGAGTACAAGGAAGCACTCATCAAAGGCAGCGCGAATGGAGGAGTTGCGGCAATTTTCGATGAAATTCCTTATCTT